The DNA segment TGGCTGTGGAGTTATGAGCCAGCGTCTGCACAACTGAGAGCAACCAAGACGTTAGTTTAAACACAAGCACAAAAAGTTACACTAGTCCTGCCTGGGCAGActgttttcctgggaaaggcCACTTACAAGCAAAGACAGTTCACATTCTTATGGAATTAGAAAAggctctctttcagtttgacCTCTTCCAGAAAAGGGCAACTGGGAGCATGTCTGGATAGCTCAGACCAaaagaagcaaagcaaggaTCTAGTAGTGGATTGGATTCCAGTTCAACTTCTCCACCAAGGCACAGCAGGAATTTCAGCAAGCCCTTCACTGCCCCACACTGACAGAACAGAAATCATGTACAGACATCTCACTGATACTATAGATCTTTTTACCTAATTAGGGAGCTGTGACTGACATAGCTTTTCCCTACAGAGCAGGGAATATTACTTCAAATGGTGGGCTCCAAATTCGTTGATTCACCTCTCAAATTTCTGATCTATACAGACTGCTACAAACTAGTTTGGGttgaatttttttgtggtttgttttttttttcttggtttttgcttgggttaggtttttttttggaggggtgCTGTGGGTTGAGTGCCACACGTCATTATTACCAAGCAGCGGAGGCATAAGATTCTTGTTCTCAATGTGTTTCAGCACTGCAGCAACGTACTCCTTACAGTCCTCCTCCTTCCGTGCAAAGTAGCCAAGAGCCTGTTCCCAGAGACAAGCCTCCTGGTCTCCATACAACTCACACACCTCGATCACCTTCTTGTACTGCTCATTCTGCATGTGGTAGTGCATGATCTGTTGGAAACTATGAGAGAAAGACTCATCAGCTGCCACAGTCCATCTCTCCCCTTGAATTATTACAGGGACCTCAGCTTTCCACCCAGCTATGCAGTCCCCAAACTCACACAGAAGCCAAAGACAAGTCTGTCATTCACTCTCTATGTAACTGCCTTGCTCTAACAACAGGGTATTTCAGCTGAGCAATAAACTACCGTTCCCATCTTGAAACACTAAAGAGGTCACTACCACTGAAGGCACAGACAGTTAAGGCTGAatgggggaagaaggggaaggacaCTACAGACAAGAGCAACACTCACAGTTTGCCCTGCTCATAGAGGTAGAGGACACCATCCTTGAAATTGTGCATCTGACATAAGACCAAGGCCTTATCAAAGACTGTTTTGAACCTTCCACTCTTCAGGAGGGTGAGGGCTTCATCGTGCAGCTTCTCCTTGATCTacagagaagggggagaggTCAGGGAGAGCAACTCAGACACACACATAGTACACACTGTTTTGCACTAAGACCTGACAATTTGCAGCTCTTTCACAGAGGACAGTTTTGCTCTTTGTTCTCTATCCCTTTTAAGTAAACAGGACATGATTTTCTTTGCCCAAACAGCCAGCATCCTCACAGATCTAGGCAAGCAAATAGAGTTACTTTTATGGGTGAGGCATCTGCTCACAGAGGCTGTATTGTGTGGAATCTGTTCTTAAATGAGATTCATACAAAATAAGTTCAGCCTCCCTTAAAGGAGTTTCTCCCAGCTAGCAGGCTGCTTTCCCATTTATGTGCCATTTGTCCAGCACAGCATATGTATTGCCTCTTGTTATCAATGCCCAGCTGGAAAGGTTACGGGTTTGCAGGAATGCAAATAGGATTCAAAGACACCAAATCTGTCTCTCAAAACACAATGATGGAAGAGCTCAAACCTGCTCATCTTGTTCATGTGCCCAGTTCTGGAGTCGAAGCTCCAGTAAAGTGTCATAGACACCCTGTGGCGAGTCAGCCTGAACCTCAGTCATGTGCTCCAGAAAAGCCTTCAGTTCTCGGGAGTTGTTTGCAAAGACTGGGATGAACTCCTCTGAATTAGCCTGTAACACAGACAGAAAGAGACAAGCACCCAAATCAGTCTAAGCTGGACTGGTGCTTCCTCCCTGCCATGAGGAATGTTCATTTCTGAGACACGACAGATACAGCACGACACAGGATGACAACTACATCAGGAATCAGTTCTGAGCAATAGCCTTAAGTGGTCTCCTGTGTCTGGGACTACCAGTACACCAGGACAGAGTTTCtcataaaaatcacagaatagtttgcattgtaagggacctttaaaggccatctcATCTAATGCCCCTGCAATGAGCTGGGAAAttttcaactagatcaggttgcttagGACTCCATCCAACTTGACTTGAATATTCATTTCTAGGGATGGGGGCATCTACcacttctctaggcaacctggtccagtgttTTATcaccctcatcataaaaaatttcttccttctatGTAGTCTAaatcttttagtttaaaaccattacctcTTGTCCCATTGCAACAGGgcctgctaaaaagtttgtcctcTTCTTTCTTATAAGCCACCTTTgagtactggaaggctgcaatgaggtttccctgaagccttctcttctccaggctggacaagcCCAATTCACTCAGCCTACTCAGCCTTTCTTCAGAACAGAGGTGTTCGATTCACCTGATCATTTTTGTAGCCCTCCTCTggaggatatatatatatatatatatatatatacacacacacacatacttttAGGTATATGTCTCATTATACCTAAGCCATCAGGCTGACACCACAAGGTATGCAGAAGCACTCACTTGCTGCAAAGTTATTACTGGAGAGCAACAACTCGCTGTCAACACAAATGgtaccttttttccttccagcatcCCATGGCCTTCACTGTCTCCCGAGGGCCGGTAATCAGTGCAAAGAATCTTCAGCAATTCCGTGGTCTCATTAGGGACATGGTGCATTAGGATTTTACCATAGCGCTTCATGTTACTCTCTGCCTGTTCAAAGGGCAGCTTTCCAATGTAGTGCAAAGCCTCTTGGTAGTTCTGTGGAGACAGCCAACAAAACAATCACAGGACATTGGCCTCTGCTCTCCACTCTGAGGTTAGGACAGAAAGCACTGAAGACGTGCTGTGAGTATGCCACAAACACCATTTGCTCTGAATTATAACCTAGTTCACTATTCCCacttgttttcctcctcaggGAGGAAGACTGGATGTGGCCTGGGGGAGAGATTTAGATGAGTCCCTTGCTaccacctctccctcctcttaAAGGGCACTGTAAAAAGCCACATCTGAAACAGAACAAGTAAGACTCTCTGATTTCCACCCCTAGTCCACCACACGTGCCAAAAGGAGAAAGGCATCACACAAGCAGCATCAAGTGTTgttgctgctgcctcagcagtCCCACCAGCATGCTACCCTCAGGAAGGAGGTCAGTGAAATGGTATTCTCATTGAAGAGGAGGCTAGAGATGTGGTATTCTCCCAAGTAAGAACACAGGAGCAGTTATGTCTCCTCACCTTGATGTCCTCTAACTGGATTTTGAGGTACCATTCATGATGCTCGTGCTTCTCTGCCAGGTACACAGCGTGGGAGTAGTAACCTGCTTGGCGGAGCACCTTGATGGCCGTTTCCACATCAAAGCGGACCTCGCTGTCACTCGTCTCcaagaacaaaagcagaaagatggCCCCTCAGGAACATTCCCACAGTTCAGAAGCAGCAGTCATTTATGTAAGAGACAGAAAGCATGAGCAGGAACAACTCGGTACCTCTCAGGCAAGGGTAAGGTCACATGTGCAGAAAGGAAGGAGTCTGACCACCTCTCATTCTCTTGCCAGTTGCACTGGCAGAAGTAAGCACACTCAGACTCGGATGGCAAGCCAACCAAACTGAGAATGTAAGCAAGACCTTGGAAGTCAAGGAGTAAAGAAGGGGTACTAAGTGACAAATCCGTTCTTCTCTGTCTTAATGGCCCTACAGGAGCCAATTTACAATGTCACCGCTatctctttttaattaatatgaTGACATAATAATGTGGCACGATTTCACCTCCCCCGAGTACCTTAATGAACTCTTCCAGTTTGGAGCTGTCTTTGAGTTTAGTATAGCAATTCAGCAGAAGTGTAGTATGGTCTGCATTGGCCAGGGACTGCAGGTGGAGCGTCTGTAGATAAGCAGTGAGGTTGTGGATACGCTGAGCATCCAGGAATTTTCGAATAACGTATGATGGTTCCAGCTTCCCTATAGTTCTGTGAGGGAAAGAGTCATGTTACAAGATACTGTATACCCAAGAAGTCAAAATAAATGGAACAATTAACAACAGAGCACAGAGAACCCTTAATTTCAGCAGGCACTAACCCACAGGTGATCACTCAGCTATACAACAACTAGTTATGGTGTAAGACTACCCATCTGCATGCACAGAGATACAAAGGTAAAAGTATGTGTCGATTGTCATCAGACACTGGGGACTCCAGAGGCTCAGTTTCACATTAACCTAACACTGTgtggcattttaaaaactgagcaTGAAGTTTTCAGTAAGCCCcaagcccaggctgctccaagttTGAGTTCTAAAATACCCAAGATGTTTTAAAGCTGACATTGAACTGTTTGAGTATTTTCCAAAAGGACTGCCATTCATGGTCAAATTGCATCATAATCCTACCTAGAGTGATTCCTTCTTTATAATGATGTCATCAGGCCCCACTCCATCTCAGTGTGCCTACATTATTCACGTTAAAATATGATCAAAAGGAACTTTATCCCAAGGTGTACAGAGCAATTTTCAAGCAATGTGTTCAAAGACTTTTAATCtcactgaaatgtttctctCTATGGGTAGAACCTTCACCTCAAGTCACgcttttttcagtttggaatTGTTTTATTCCTGGGctgaaacagaaatcaaagcCTCTGTGGCTCCTACCTGCACTACAATATCCTGGCTCCACAGGACCTACCGGATGTACTGCTGGATGGCCCCGTCATGGTTCCCCTTATTGTAGAGATGATCCCCATACTGCCGGAAAATCTCTGACAAACCATCGCTGTCCAAGTGGTGGCTCTTGGCCAGGTTAATGGCCATCTCAAATAAGTTCTTTCTGAATAGCATCTGTTAAACACATAGTAAGAGCTGCGTAAAGGAAATACCACCCCACAAAACAAGTTCAAATACACCTGGAAAACaagttgtttcttctttttagtgCATATGTGCCTTTAGGCTTTTAAATAGCAAATGCCTTATAACACTGGTTATGCTGAAAAGCTATTAGGTCACTTGTTATGTAACTCACCTACCCCAGTGGTTCAACTTTTCAATCTGCAGAGCCAGTACAGTCttgcagaaataaagcagagactaataagaaaacagatttacatGCCTCGAGTTTGGTTTGTGTATCCTTCTCCTGTAGTACATGGATCTTCCCATCTCTGGTCAGTACATACAGAGAACCCCACTCTGCCAAGACATCCACTATATCATCAAAGACTGAGCTGTATGCAATGAATTTGTTGCACAAGTCATAGATATTCAGGACTTGTTTGTCCGAATTCTGTGCCTCATTCCCAGCAAACTCTGACCTGGAGAGcagaagaaagttttaaaaaacaaagacagtgtAACTTGAACTCTTGATACCTGTGCCAACTAGGGACGTACAGAGAGCAAGACAAGCAGGGTTCACCTGGGCAATAAATTTAATGGGCCTAGAGGCAAAACATCTTGTATTTATACACAAATACAATTATCCTGTTATACTGAGAAATTCATAGGACCGGGAAAAATTCCCATTCATTCAGCATGCTTAACCATGCTGCTCTTGCAATGGAAGTTAATTGATAGATTGGTCTGGATGAACCTCAACAGCCTCTGACAAAGTTGCAATCGGCCTCCAAGAGCAAagcttcacagggaagaacGAAAAAGTGGGAAAGCAGGAAgctgcaagagaaaaaacaactcATCTGTTCCAAGAAGCCCTACTTTGGTGAAGTCTTTCGGTCCTTGGAGACAATGATGAGGTACCCCCGGTACCAGTGAACAATCAGCTTTTGTCCCT comes from the Chiroxiphia lanceolata isolate bChiLan1 chromosome 23, bChiLan1.pri, whole genome shotgun sequence genome and includes:
- the VPS11 gene encoding vacuolar protein sorting-associated protein 11 homolog isoform X1, with amino-acid sequence MAAYLQWRRFVFFDRETVKEPPGPDGAGAKPFALPPGIAVCDSGRGSLVFGDMEGQIWFLPRSLQLSSFQAYKLRVTHLYQLKQHSILVSVGEDEEGINPLVKVWNLEKRDGGNPLCTRIFPAIPGNKPTVVSCLTVHENLNFMAIGFADGSVVLTKGDITRDRHSKTQILHEGSYPVTGLAFRQSGKTTHLFVVTTENIQSYMLSVKDYPHLELDTHGCGLRCSSLSDPSQDLQFIVAGNECVYLYQPDERGPCFAFEGQKLIVHWYRGYLIIVSKDRKTSPKSEFAGNEAQNSDKQVLNIYDLCNKFIAYSSVFDDIVDVLAEWGSLYVLTRDGKIHVLQEKDTQTKLEMLFRKNLFEMAINLAKSHHLDSDGLSEIFRQYGDHLYNKGNHDGAIQQYIRTIGKLEPSYVIRKFLDAQRIHNLTAYLQTLHLQSLANADHTTLLLNCYTKLKDSSKLEEFIKTSDSEVRFDVETAIKVLRQAGYYSHAVYLAEKHEHHEWYLKIQLEDIKNYQEALHYIGKLPFEQAESNMKRYGKILMHHVPNETTELLKILCTDYRPSGDSEGHGMLEGKKANSEEFIPVFANNSRELKAFLEHMTEVQADSPQGVYDTLLELRLQNWAHEQDEQIKEKLHDEALTLLKSGRFKTVFDKALVLCQMHNFKDGVLYLYEQGKLFQQIMHYHMQNEQYKKVIEVCELYGDQEACLWEQALGYFARKEEDCKEYVAAVLKHIENKNLMPPLLVVQTLAHNSTATLSVIKDYLVNKLQKQSRQIEQDEQRIQKYREETTRIRQEIEELKASPKIFQKTKCSICTSALELPSVHFLCGHSFHQHCFESYSESDSECPTCMPENRKVMDMIRAQEQKRDLHDQFQHQLKCSNDGFSVVADYFGRGVFNKLTLITDLPSGKAATTLEAGLQRELLIHTKRST
- the VPS11 gene encoding vacuolar protein sorting-associated protein 11 homolog isoform X2 is translated as MAAYLQWRRFVFFDRETVKEPPGPDGAGAKPFALPPGIAVCDSGRGSLVFGDMEGQIWFLPRSLQLSSFQAYKLRVTHLYQLKQHSILVSVGEDEEGINPLVKVWNLEKRDGGNPLCTRIFPAIPGFADGSVVLTKGDITRDRHSKTQILHEGSYPVTGLAFRQSGKTTHLFVVTTENIQSYMLSVKDYPHLELDTHGCGLRCSSLSDPSQDLQFIVAGNECVYLYQPDERGPCFAFEGQKLIVHWYRGYLIIVSKDRKTSPKSEFAGNEAQNSDKQVLNIYDLCNKFIAYSSVFDDIVDVLAEWGSLYVLTRDGKIHVLQEKDTQTKLEMLFRKNLFEMAINLAKSHHLDSDGLSEIFRQYGDHLYNKGNHDGAIQQYIRTIGKLEPSYVIRKFLDAQRIHNLTAYLQTLHLQSLANADHTTLLLNCYTKLKDSSKLEEFIKTSDSEVRFDVETAIKVLRQAGYYSHAVYLAEKHEHHEWYLKIQLEDIKNYQEALHYIGKLPFEQAESNMKRYGKILMHHVPNETTELLKILCTDYRPSGDSEGHGMLEGKKANSEEFIPVFANNSRELKAFLEHMTEVQADSPQGVYDTLLELRLQNWAHEQDEQIKEKLHDEALTLLKSGRFKTVFDKALVLCQMHNFKDGVLYLYEQGKLFQQIMHYHMQNEQYKKVIEVCELYGDQEACLWEQALGYFARKEEDCKEYVAAVLKHIENKNLMPPLLVVQTLAHNSTATLSVIKDYLVNKLQKQSRQIEQDEQRIQKYREETTRIRQEIEELKASPKIFQKTKCSICTSALELPSVHFLCGHSFHQHCFESYSESDSECPTCMPENRKVMDMIRAQEQKRDLHDQFQHQLKCSNDGFSVVADYFGRGVFNKLTLITDLPSGKAATTLEAGLQRELLIHTKRST